One region of Eupeodes corollae chromosome 1, idEupCoro1.1, whole genome shotgun sequence genomic DNA includes:
- the LOC129941270 gene encoding S1 RNA-binding domain-containing protein 1 isoform X2, translating to MGNFFERYLLDTVKQILIPTKVDHNSRRKVWDIYELLAETENIDTLSAKNIVYLFENDNTIPFICRYRRDLISSNITPERLRDIKNSYTEILALRKKAETIVNQLEKETEINEEVRTEMMCAKSAEELEFLYAPYKPASKGSLADRAKALGLEEHADRLLFGDLPPVNLDMIVDHKIPDLDSYDKACEGICNIISHNFAKHTGVLEELRRLQKVHNITLKCTKAKVAEPKNDDSKNKAAAFTSSHGNRNDQSKYESYFNFENAIRYIKPHQVLAINRGEKSKFLTVKVNIPEYFKTDIKRFIREIFTCEQNYPLRNEVLEKAFEECYTKKLVPLVSRQIRADLSELAKKASIDVFAKNLKQLLLMSPLKGERILGVDPGFTNGCKLALISETADVLETGVVYPHSKRSDPDQCGVTLAKMLIRNRCKIIALGNGTACRETEFWLTKLFEKGILDPEYVRYSIVSEQGASIYSCSEVAKKEFPDLDMNVISAVSIARRLNDPLSEYVKIEPRHIGVGMYQHDINEKILSESLNEVVSECVSYVGVDINTASLSVLKHIAGLTEKRAEKIIQHRLDNGPFRTRKDLLQVKTVGEKTFVQCAGFIRIEPKSLGGEVDNLLDCTWVHPESYSVAKKIITKCGLHLKNIGESEFIFKIKSYSNSQSHESLAKDFGIPIERLQVVLEALQRQLFQDYRSDFDKKPLFKQGITRMEDLFIGEIVTGAVTNITHFGAFVDIGIECDGLIHTSKMNGIVLNLGDRVNTSVIDIDKGRRRIALRLDELI from the exons ATGGGAAACTTCTTTGAAAGATATCTTTTGGATACAGTGAAGCAAATCTTAATACCCACTAAGGTTGATCataatt CTCGTCGTAAGGTTTGGGACATCTATGAGCTTTTGGCGGAAACGGAGAATATTGATACACTCTCGGCAAAGAATATAGTCTACCTCTTCGAGAATGACAATACAATTCCTTTTATTTGTCGTTACCGTCGGGATCTCATTAGCTCAAATATTACTCCGGAAAGATTGCGGGACATCAAAAATTCCTATACGGAAATTTTGGCATTGCGTAAAAAAGCCGAAACAATTGTTAACCAACTGGAAAAGGAGACTGAAATCAATGAAGAGGTCCGTACGGAGATGATGTGTGCCAAGAGCGCCGAAGAATTGGAGTTTTTG TATGCACCTTATAAGCCTGCCAGCAAGGGGTCTTTGGCTGATCGGGCTAAAGCATTAGGTCTAGAAGAACATGCTGATCGTTTGCTCTTTGGAGACCTACCACCAGTTAACCTGGATATGATTGTGGACCATAAAATTCCTGACTTGGATAGTTATGATAAAGCTTGTGAAGGGATATGTAACATTATATCCCATAACTTCGCCAAACACACAGGAGTTCTTGAAGAATTGCGACGATT ACAAAAAGTTCATAACATCACACTCAAATGCACTAAAGCCAAAGTGGCTGAGCCAAAAAATGATGACTCAAAGAATAAAGCAGCAGCTTTCACTTCGTCACATGGCAATCGTAATGACCAGTCAAAGTATGAATCgtactttaattttgaaaatgctattCGTTACATAAAACCCCATCAGGTTCTTGCTATAAACCGTGGTGAGAAGTCCAAGTTTTTGACAGTGAAAGTAAACATTccggaatattttaaaactgacaTTAAACGATTTATTCGTGAAATTTTCACCTGTGAGCAGAATTATCCTCTCAGAAATGAGGTTTTAGAAAAGGCTTTCGAAGAATGTTACACCAAAAaac ttgttCCTTTGGTTTCACGACAAATTCGAGCTGATCTAAGTGAATTAGCTAAGAAAGCATCTATTGATGTGTTTGCTAAGAATCTAAAGCAACTTCTTCTGATGTCACCGCTTAAAGGCGAACGAATATTGGGTGTTGATCCAGGGTTTACAAATGGCTGCAAATTGGCATTGATTTCGGAAACTGCTGATGTCCTAGAAACAGGAGTTGTCTATCCACACAGTAAAAGGAGTGACCCCGATCAGTGTGGAGTAACATTGGCAAAAATGCTTATACGAAATCG ATGTAAAATAATTGCCCTAGGAAATGGAACTGCCTGTCGTGAAACAGAATTTTGGttaacaaaactttttgaaaaaggtaTTCTTGATCCAGAATACGTACGATACAGTATAGTTTCAGAACAAGGTGCATCCATTTACTCATGCAGTGAAGTTGCTAAAAAAGAGTTCCCTGATCTTGATATGAATGTTATAAGTGCAG TTTCTATTGCACGTCGTTTGAATGATCCCCTAAGTGAATATGTAAAAATTGAACCACGACACATTGGAGTTGGAATGTATCAACATGATATAAATGAGAAAATTCTTTCGGAATCGCTAAATGAAGTTGTATCGGAATGTGTGAGTTATGTCGGAGTTGACATCAATACAGCCAGTTTAAGTGTTTTGAA gcatATTGCTGGCTTAACAGAAAAACGTGCTGAGAAGATAATCCAACATCGTCTTGATAATGGACCTTTTCGAACCAGAAAGGATCTTCTTCAAGTTAAGACAGTGGGAGAAAAGACATTTGTGCAATGTGCTGG atttatTCGCATTGAACCAAAAAGCTTGGGAGGTGAAGTGGATAATTTGTTAGACTGTACTTGGGTACATCCAGAAAGTTACTCAGTtgcaaaaaa aaTCATTACAAAATGTGGActtcatttgaaaaacattgGCGAGTcggagtttatttttaaaataaaaagttattccaATTCACAGTCTCACGAATCTTTGGCCAAAGATTTTGGCATTCCAATCGAGAga TTACAAGTCGTGCTGGAGGCACTTCAAAGGCAACTTTTCCAAGATTATCGATCGGATTTCGATAAGAAGCCACTTTTCAAACAGGGTATAACTAGAATGGAAGATCTGTTTATTGGAGAAATAGTCACAG gaGCTGTTACTAACATCACACATTTTGGTGCTTTCGTTGATATTGGCATTGAATGTGATGGATTAATTCATACCAGTAAAATGAATGGAATTGTCTTGAATCTTGGAGATCGTGTGAATACGTCTGTTATTGATATTGACAAAGGAAGAAGGAGAATCGCATTGAGACTGGATGAATTGATTtaa